The Methylomicrobium agile genome has a segment encoding these proteins:
- a CDS encoding cytochrome b/b6 domain-containing protein, which yields MKIETHVWDWPLRLFHWLLVVAVVGVYASGKAGGEWTDWHGRFGSLVLGLLVFRLFWGFVGGRHARFANFFPTLPRLIAYFKGRWQGAGHNPAGALAVFALLGTLAALAGTGLFANDDIAFEGPLFHLIDKDLSDKLSGWHIRIVNLLVGLVGLHLVAIAFYQRVKQNNLILPMLTGKKQLPAALAPRTVQPVRLLPLAFSLLVAASTVWGVWGGSFVDYLAPLAGVQTASADAETSN from the coding sequence ATGAAAATCGAAACGCACGTTTGGGACTGGCCGCTCAGGCTGTTTCACTGGCTGCTGGTCGTCGCGGTCGTCGGCGTCTATGCCAGCGGCAAGGCCGGCGGCGAATGGACCGACTGGCACGGCCGTTTCGGCAGCCTGGTGCTGGGCCTTTTGGTATTCCGCCTGTTCTGGGGCTTCGTCGGCGGACGGCATGCCCGCTTCGCCAACTTCTTCCCTACCCTGCCGCGCCTGATCGCCTACTTCAAAGGCCGCTGGCAAGGCGCCGGCCATAATCCGGCTGGGGCGCTGGCGGTATTCGCGCTACTCGGCACCCTGGCCGCGCTGGCCGGCACCGGCCTGTTCGCAAACGACGACATCGCTTTCGAAGGACCGCTGTTCCACCTGATCGACAAGGATCTCAGCGACAAGCTCAGCGGCTGGCATATCCGGATCGTGAACCTGCTGGTCGGGCTGGTCGGGCTGCACCTCGTAGCCATCGCGTTTTACCAGCGCGTGAAACAAAACAACCTGATCCTGCCGATGCTGACCGGCAAAAAACAGCTGCCGGCGGCCTTGGCCCCGAGAACGGTTCAACCCGTGCGGCTTCTGCCCCTGGCCTTCAGCCTGCTAGTCGCGGCCTCGACGGTCTGGGGCGTTTGGGGCGGCAGCTTCGTCGATTATCTGGCGCCGCTGGCCGGGGTTCAAACCGCGTCCGCCGATGCGGAAACCTCGAACTGA
- a CDS encoding response regulator: protein MKTAGPLLLLIEDDPQFRLLLSTTLESQDYSVLAVPTGREGLTAARHQKPALLILDLGLPDIDGQEVIRRLRKLSEVPIIVLSARNQEGDITQALDNGADDYLTKPFGTAELMSRIKALLRRTARAPGGSAQESFQVGELKIELTKRRVYVGEREVHLTPIEFRLLDVLVRNAGFVVTHRQLLEKVWGPSHVDHSHYLRIYMGQLRHKIESDPAQPRYLLTEAGVGYRLDEGEIP, encoded by the coding sequence ATGAAAACGGCCGGACCCTTGCTTCTGCTCATCGAAGACGATCCGCAGTTTCGGCTGCTGCTGAGCACCACGCTGGAAAGCCAGGATTATTCGGTGCTCGCCGTTCCAACCGGACGGGAGGGCTTGACCGCCGCACGCCATCAGAAACCGGCGCTGCTGATACTCGACCTGGGACTGCCGGATATCGACGGCCAGGAAGTCATCCGCCGCCTGCGCAAGCTATCCGAAGTACCCATCATCGTGCTCTCGGCCCGCAACCAGGAAGGCGATATCACCCAGGCGCTGGACAACGGCGCCGACGATTACCTGACCAAGCCGTTCGGCACAGCCGAACTGATGTCCCGAATCAAGGCCCTGCTCCGGCGTACCGCCAGGGCGCCCGGCGGCAGTGCTCAGGAATCTTTCCAGGTCGGCGAACTGAAAATCGAACTAACCAAACGCCGGGTTTACGTGGGCGAGCGCGAAGTGCATCTGACCCCGATCGAATTCCGCCTGCTCGACGTACTGGTCCGCAACGCCGGATTCGTGGTCACCCACCGGCAACTGCTCGAAAAAGTCTGGGGGCCTTCCCATGTCGACCACAGCCACTATCTGCGCATTTATATGGGACAACTGCGCCACAAGATCGAATCCGACCCGGCCCAGCCCCGCTATCTGCTGACCGAAGCCGGCGTGGGTTACCGGCTGGATGAAGGGGAAATCCCGTGA
- a CDS encoding MotA/TolQ/ExbB proton channel family protein: MSNIPTSLIVDGTLNTLIGASVVTWALILIKGIQHLRIAYHNRRYSKEFWSAPNIQAAAHLDHQKGPAARVAGIGFSTLIETESGASTHDLEHTWDRQELLDRRLRQQMQKERGSLESGLAILATIGSISPFVGLFGTVWGIMGALTNISKTGSASLEVVAGPIGEALIATAVGIAVAVPAVVGYNFFIRRNKVVWAFLDDFAIDFVHLALKASFIIERAGGKPANAARLTEISGGKKTAAPRAPHEELTAAKEAHA, from the coding sequence ATGTCCAATATACCTACCAGCCTGATTGTCGACGGCACTCTGAACACTTTGATCGGCGCGTCAGTCGTCACCTGGGCGCTGATCCTGATCAAGGGCATCCAGCATCTGCGGATCGCTTACCACAATCGCCGATACAGCAAGGAGTTCTGGAGCGCCCCGAACATTCAGGCGGCCGCCCATCTCGATCATCAAAAGGGCCCTGCCGCACGGGTCGCCGGAATCGGGTTTTCGACGCTGATCGAAACCGAGTCCGGCGCCTCCACGCACGACCTGGAACATACGTGGGACCGGCAGGAACTGCTGGATCGCCGCCTGCGCCAACAGATGCAGAAGGAGCGCGGCTCGCTGGAAAGCGGCCTGGCGATCCTGGCAACCATCGGCAGCATTTCGCCGTTCGTGGGCCTGTTCGGCACCGTCTGGGGCATCATGGGCGCACTGACCAATATCAGCAAAACCGGTTCGGCCAGCCTGGAAGTGGTGGCCGGCCCGATCGGCGAAGCATTGATCGCGACCGCGGTCGGCATCGCGGTCGCAGTTCCTGCCGTGGTCGGCTACAACTTTTTCATCCGCCGGAACAAAGTGGTTTGGGCTTTCCTGGACGACTTCGCGATCGATTTCGTGCATCTGGCGCTAAAAGCTTCGTTCATTATCGAGCGCGCGGGCGGCAAACCGGCGAATGCCGCACGCTTGACAGAAATTAGCGGCGGCAAAAAAACAGCCGCTCCTCGCGCCCCTCATGAAGAACTGACCGCAGCGAAGGAGGCGCACGCCTGA
- a CDS encoding dienelactone hydrolase family protein, whose product MARKTAKDFHPEALQLFDKYVHGEISRRDFLSSVPKYALLGLSAEALLEALNPRFAQAQQVSNDDPRLITRIVEFPSPHGNGKVHGYLAQPARIEGKLPIVLVVHENRGLNPHIEDIARRLALDNFIAFAPDALYTLGGYPGDEDKARELFKNLGKAKTQADFLAAAQALKKLPDGNGKIGAVGFCYGGGIVNYLATQLPDLAAGVPFYGAQPSAEDAANIKAPLLLHYAGADERINAGWPAYEAALKKAGVSYEAFIYPGVQHGFNNDTTPRFDAAAAKLAWDRTLAFFNKHLRAG is encoded by the coding sequence ATGGCTCGCAAAACGGCCAAAGACTTCCACCCGGAAGCGCTGCAACTCTTCGACAAATATGTCCACGGCGAAATCTCGCGCCGGGATTTCCTGTCTTCCGTACCGAAATACGCCCTCCTGGGCCTGAGCGCCGAAGCGCTGCTGGAAGCGTTGAATCCGCGCTTCGCCCAGGCGCAGCAGGTCTCGAACGACGATCCGCGCCTTATCACCCGCATCGTCGAATTCCCGTCGCCGCACGGCAACGGCAAAGTGCACGGCTATCTGGCCCAGCCGGCCAGGATCGAAGGCAAGCTGCCGATCGTGCTGGTGGTTCACGAAAACCGGGGCCTGAACCCGCACATCGAAGACATCGCCCGCCGGCTGGCGCTGGACAATTTCATCGCCTTCGCCCCGGACGCCTTGTACACCCTGGGCGGCTATCCGGGCGACGAGGACAAGGCCCGGGAACTGTTCAAAAACCTGGGCAAAGCCAAGACCCAGGCCGACTTCCTGGCCGCGGCCCAGGCCTTGAAAAAACTGCCGGACGGCAACGGCAAGATCGGCGCGGTCGGATTCTGCTACGGCGGCGGCATCGTCAATTACCTGGCGACTCAACTGCCCGACCTGGCGGCCGGCGTCCCGTTCTACGGCGCCCAACCGTCGGCCGAGGACGCGGCCAACATCAAGGCGCCGCTGCTGCTTCATTATGCCGGCGCCGACGAGCGGATCAACGCGGGCTGGCCGGCTTACGAGGCGGCATTGAAAAAAGCCGGCGTCAGCTACGAAGCCTTCATTTATCCCGGCGTGCAGCACGGCTTCAACAACGACACCACCCCGCGCTTCGACGCGGCGGCCGCGAAACTGGCCTGGGACCGAACCCTCGCCTTCTTCAACAAACATCTGCGCGCCGGCTAA
- a CDS encoding cytochrome c produces the protein MKKPQLAIALAFGAVTATAAAGDVEDQIRFRQSAYSFLGWNTAKIKAQASDHPDTFNKDEVIAAANAIAGVANAGVFEKLYGPGTDKGTGWKPSRLKPEFFEKQDEAKEINATFIKEANELQKVAAGGDPAAIKAQFGKLAAACKSCHDLIRIRQ, from the coding sequence ATGAAAAAACCCCAACTGGCAATCGCGCTGGCATTCGGCGCCGTTACCGCCACCGCAGCGGCCGGAGACGTCGAAGACCAGATTCGCTTCCGTCAGTCTGCTTATTCTTTCCTGGGCTGGAACACCGCAAAGATCAAGGCGCAAGCTTCCGATCATCCGGATACTTTCAACAAGGACGAAGTCATCGCCGCCGCGAATGCGATCGCCGGCGTCGCCAATGCGGGCGTTTTCGAAAAACTGTACGGCCCTGGCACCGACAAAGGCACCGGCTGGAAGCCGAGCCGGCTGAAACCCGAGTTTTTCGAAAAGCAGGACGAAGCCAAGGAAATCAACGCCACCTTCATCAAGGAGGCGAACGAATTGCAGAAGGTGGCGGCCGGCGGCGATCCCGCCGCGATCAAGGCGCAGTTCGGCAAGCTCGCCGCCGCCTGCAAAAGCTGCCACGACTTGATCCGTATCCGCCAATAA
- a CDS encoding sensor histidine kinase has protein sequence MRELDPEFFSAHANRTEIRKRRGRLKIFFGAVAGVGKTFTMLEVARAHQAEGCEVVAGLVETRGRADTAAQLQGLELLPPQIRYHQGTRRAEFDLDAALARHPDLILVDDLAHTNLPGSRHPKRWQDIRELLDGGIDVYTTLNVQHLESLHEDVGRFAGIRVWETVPDTVFEEADEVELVDLPPDDILARLHEGKIYPPEKAERALLNLFRKGNLIALRELALRRTAEWVSTQLREYRQAYAIREVWNVDERILVCVAPDARAKRLVRAAKRLAASLHADWLALYVETPALQRLSARRRDGVLKALRLAERLGAETVTLSAPDMAEAILTFAHEHNVNKLVLGKPGRKGWRRWFLGSVVDSLISQAHDLNFYLLGDEETPRLQSSAPSPSKSFDRQLVEHKYGHWLWSLAIPLLLTAIEWPFRDLLTPANILMFYLLGVFFVAIRFGFWPSILASLANAAAFAYFFAPPIFSFAIAEPENLAGLAVTLVIGAVTGNLAENVRHQARVAESRERRASALHRLSKGLAEARSEREITEIGVYHIHAQFGGRNTFLFPDRNGRLHYPNEPPLAISLRGADLDVARWVFEHGQLAGRGTDTLPDAPAVYLPLNGSTGTIGVLALEPVELRRIFLPEPYQLLNTFVNQIVHTLERANMAEHAKEATLKMQAEALRNSLLSSISHDLRTPLATIVGAASTLETDAARLEESSKRKLVSAISEEARRMSDLTSKILEMARLEAGEVRLNRQWYAPEEIVGSALRRLDKKLKARRINVRMADGPALIHVDAVLLQQVLVNLLDNADKYSPPELPIDITIESAPSGVSIAVADRGPGIPEGLEQKIFDKFFRVHAESAQSGVGLGLSICRAVVEAHGGTIRASQRSGGGTVVQLHLPMLERPPTIDLEEKTL, from the coding sequence GTGCGTGAACTGGACCCCGAATTCTTCTCGGCCCACGCGAACCGGACGGAGATCCGCAAGCGCCGCGGGCGCCTGAAGATTTTTTTCGGCGCGGTGGCGGGCGTCGGCAAAACCTTCACCATGCTTGAAGTCGCCCGGGCCCACCAGGCCGAGGGCTGCGAAGTGGTGGCGGGCCTGGTGGAAACCCGCGGCCGCGCCGATACGGCGGCGCAATTGCAGGGGCTGGAGCTGCTCCCTCCGCAGATCAGATACCATCAAGGGACCAGGCGCGCGGAGTTCGACCTGGACGCCGCGCTGGCACGCCATCCGGATCTGATCCTGGTGGACGATCTGGCCCATACCAACCTGCCCGGTTCGCGCCATCCCAAGCGCTGGCAGGATATTCGGGAATTGCTGGACGGCGGCATCGACGTCTATACCACCCTGAACGTACAACATCTGGAAAGCCTGCACGAGGATGTCGGACGCTTCGCCGGAATCCGGGTGTGGGAAACGGTGCCCGATACCGTTTTCGAGGAAGCCGACGAGGTGGAACTGGTGGACCTGCCGCCGGACGACATTCTGGCGCGATTGCACGAGGGCAAGATTTACCCGCCCGAAAAGGCCGAACGCGCCCTGCTCAATCTTTTCCGCAAAGGAAATCTGATCGCGCTGCGCGAGCTGGCGCTGCGCCGCACCGCCGAATGGGTGAGCACGCAATTGCGGGAGTATCGGCAGGCCTACGCCATACGCGAGGTCTGGAACGTCGACGAGCGGATACTGGTCTGCGTGGCGCCCGACGCGCGGGCCAAGCGTCTGGTGCGCGCGGCGAAACGGCTGGCGGCCAGTTTGCACGCCGACTGGCTGGCGCTTTATGTCGAGACGCCCGCATTGCAGCGCCTCTCCGCCCGGCGCCGGGATGGAGTGCTGAAAGCCTTGCGCCTGGCCGAACGGCTGGGTGCGGAAACGGTCACGCTGTCGGCCCCGGACATGGCCGAGGCGATCCTGACATTCGCGCACGAACACAATGTCAACAAGCTGGTCCTCGGCAAGCCGGGCCGCAAAGGCTGGCGCCGATGGTTTCTGGGATCGGTGGTCGACAGCCTCATCAGCCAGGCTCACGACCTCAACTTCTATCTGCTCGGCGACGAAGAAACGCCGCGCTTGCAATCCAGCGCCCCATCGCCGAGCAAATCCTTCGACCGCCAACTTGTCGAACATAAGTACGGGCATTGGCTGTGGAGCCTCGCCATTCCGTTGCTCCTGACGGCGATCGAATGGCCTTTCCGCGACCTCCTCACGCCCGCCAACATCCTGATGTTTTATCTGCTGGGCGTTTTTTTCGTAGCCATACGGTTCGGCTTTTGGCCGTCGATCCTGGCATCCCTGGCCAACGCCGCCGCCTTCGCCTATTTCTTCGCACCGCCGATTTTTTCCTTCGCCATCGCCGAGCCGGAAAACCTGGCCGGGCTGGCGGTCACCCTGGTCATTGGCGCGGTGACCGGCAATCTGGCGGAAAACGTCCGCCACCAGGCGCGCGTGGCGGAATCCAGGGAACGGCGGGCATCGGCCCTGCACCGGCTCAGCAAGGGCCTGGCCGAAGCCCGTTCGGAACGGGAAATCACCGAAATCGGCGTCTACCATATCCATGCCCAGTTCGGCGGCCGCAACACCTTCCTGTTTCCCGACCGCAACGGCCGGCTGCACTATCCGAACGAACCGCCGCTGGCCATTTCCCTGCGCGGCGCCGATCTGGATGTAGCCCGTTGGGTCTTCGAGCACGGCCAGCTGGCCGGCCGCGGCACCGATACCCTACCCGACGCCCCGGCGGTGTACCTGCCCCTCAACGGATCGACCGGGACCATCGGCGTGCTCGCGCTCGAACCCGTCGAACTGCGGCGGATCTTTCTCCCCGAACCCTATCAGCTCCTGAACACCTTCGTGAACCAGATCGTACATACGCTCGAAAGAGCGAATATGGCGGAACACGCCAAGGAGGCGACCTTGAAAATGCAGGCGGAAGCCCTGCGAAACTCGCTGCTCAGCAGTATTTCCCATGATCTCAGAACCCCGCTGGCTACCATCGTGGGCGCCGCCAGCACGCTCGAAACGGATGCGGCACGCCTGGAGGAAAGCAGCAAGCGAAAACTGGTGAGCGCAATCAGCGAGGAAGCCCGGCGCATGTCGGACCTGACCAGCAAAATTCTGGAAATGGCGCGCCTCGAAGCCGGCGAAGTGCGGCTCAACCGGCAGTGGTACGCGCCCGAGGAAATCGTGGGCAGCGCCTTGCGCCGGCTCGACAAAAAACTTAAGGCGAGGCGGATCAATGTCCGGATGGCGGACGGCCCGGCGCTGATCCATGTCGACGCCGTACTGCTGCAGCAAGTTCTGGTGAACCTGCTGGACAATGCCGACAAATACTCTCCCCCGGAACTGCCCATCGATATTACGATCGAATCCGCACCGTCCGGCGTGTCGATCGCCGTGGCAGACCGGGGCCCCGGCATTCCCGAGGGCCTGGAGCAAAAAATCTTCGACAAGTTTTTCCGGGTCCACGCCGAAAGCGCGCAAAGCGGCGTCGGCCTGGGGCTTTCCATTTGCCGGGCCGTCGTCGAAGCCCACGGCGGCACGATCCGGGCAAGCCAGCGCAGCGGCGGCGGAACAGTGGTGCAGTTGCATCTGCCTATGCTGGAACGCCCGCCCACCATCGACCTCGAAGAAAAAACTTTATGA
- a CDS encoding cation:proton antiporter family protein produces the protein MIEIELVWVGTAFLAGLVASRLAFPPLVGYLAAGYILHAFGVESAETLTHLADIGIELLLFTVGLKINVRSLLRQEVLSVGGLHLVIVTGVSGISFLLGGDEAIVDVILGASLAFSSTVLAIKVLEDNGELTSLHGRDVISILILQDVVAMVLLAFADDRPFSYWAFALLPLPLLRPWAHRLLAFCQADELRLLLGFSFALTGGLVAEKVGVSPDIGALLMGVMLSSHPQTNNLSEKLWSLKEIFLVAFFLQIGLADLPNPAQFLYAVGLLGLLPLQGLLFFALFLLAGLRSRTAFISTLALMTYSEFALIVTDAMVKANLLVPEWNSTIALAVAGSLALVAPLNRNSHELFSRYEPLLARFEKKARLLGRLPEHPDRLPESIGVAEWLVMGMGRTGLSAYLALSRREKRVLGLDDDPTVLESLLAEKRRVIYGDAEDPELWSGLPLDRVKGIILALPEFDARCSAVRLLRKRGYQGQIGTICYHPEEKQQLGLLGADFMIHPLVEAGNQLARQILGEKGESPE, from the coding sequence ATGATAGAAATAGAATTAGTTTGGGTCGGCACGGCTTTTCTTGCCGGTCTGGTCGCCAGTCGTTTAGCTTTCCCGCCGCTGGTCGGGTATTTGGCCGCCGGCTATATCCTGCACGCATTCGGCGTCGAGTCTGCTGAAACCCTGACGCATCTGGCCGACATCGGCATCGAGCTCTTGCTGTTTACGGTAGGCCTGAAGATTAATGTGCGCTCCCTGCTGCGGCAGGAAGTGTTGAGCGTCGGCGGTTTGCATTTGGTGATTGTCACCGGCGTTTCCGGGATTTCTTTTCTGCTCGGAGGGGATGAGGCGATCGTTGACGTGATACTGGGCGCGAGCCTCGCTTTTTCCAGTACCGTACTGGCGATCAAGGTCTTGGAAGACAACGGCGAACTGACTTCATTGCACGGCCGGGACGTCATCAGCATTCTGATTCTGCAGGATGTCGTGGCGATGGTATTGCTCGCTTTTGCCGACGACAGGCCGTTCTCGTATTGGGCGTTCGCCTTATTGCCGCTGCCGCTGCTGCGCCCCTGGGCGCATCGATTGCTCGCCTTCTGCCAGGCCGATGAGCTGAGGTTGCTGCTGGGCTTTTCTTTCGCGCTAACCGGCGGCCTGGTAGCAGAAAAAGTCGGCGTTTCGCCCGATATCGGCGCCTTGCTGATGGGCGTCATGTTGTCCTCCCATCCTCAAACCAACAACCTTTCGGAGAAACTCTGGAGTCTCAAGGAAATCTTTCTCGTCGCTTTTTTTCTGCAAATCGGCCTGGCCGACTTACCGAATCCTGCGCAATTCCTGTACGCGGTCGGGCTGCTGGGACTGTTGCCGTTGCAGGGCCTCTTATTCTTCGCGTTGTTTTTGCTGGCCGGCTTGCGTTCCCGCACCGCCTTTATCTCGACACTCGCGCTGATGACTTACAGCGAGTTCGCGCTGATCGTCACCGACGCGATGGTGAAAGCGAATCTGCTGGTGCCGGAATGGAATTCCACCATCGCCCTGGCGGTGGCCGGATCGCTGGCGCTCGTGGCGCCGTTGAACCGCAACTCGCATGAGCTGTTTTCACGCTACGAACCGCTGCTGGCCCGTTTCGAAAAAAAAGCCCGGCTTCTGGGGCGACTGCCCGAGCATCCGGACCGGTTGCCCGAGTCCATCGGCGTAGCGGAATGGCTGGTCATGGGCATGGGGCGTACCGGCCTGTCGGCCTATCTGGCTTTGTCCCGACGGGAAAAGCGGGTCCTCGGCCTGGATGACGATCCGACCGTTCTGGAAAGCCTGCTAGCCGAAAAGCGGCGCGTCATCTACGGGGATGCCGAAGATCCGGAGCTCTGGTCGGGACTGCCGCTGGACCGGGTGAAAGGCATCATTCTGGCCCTGCCCGAATTTGATGCGCGCTGCTCGGCGGTGCGCCTGCTCAGAAAAAGAGGTTACCAAGGACAGATAGGTACAATTTGCTATCATCCCGAAGAGAAACAGCAATTGGGACTGCTCGGCGCGGATTTTATGATTCATCCGCTGGTCGAAGCCGGAAACCAGTTAGCCCGGCAGATACTTGGCGAAAAAGGGGAATCTCCCGAATAA
- a CDS encoding ExbD/TolR family protein, whose amino-acid sequence MAFKTQEDDGDVLGEINVTPLVDVMLVLLVVFIVTAPLLTNAVHVNLPKTAETAPPEEKAPVYLSVDAQGKVFIDKREIAIDAVENELKTRQAADPELALNLNADEGVQYGVVAKVMAAIERAGITKLSVLTAPS is encoded by the coding sequence ATGGCCTTTAAAACCCAAGAAGACGACGGCGACGTACTGGGCGAAATCAACGTCACCCCGCTGGTCGACGTGATGCTGGTGCTGCTGGTCGTATTTATCGTGACCGCGCCGCTGTTGACTAACGCGGTGCACGTAAACCTTCCGAAAACCGCCGAGACCGCGCCGCCCGAAGAAAAAGCGCCGGTTTACCTCAGCGTGGACGCGCAAGGCAAAGTGTTCATCGACAAGCGGGAAATCGCAATCGACGCGGTCGAAAATGAATTGAAGACCCGCCAGGCCGCCGACCCCGAACTGGCGTTGAACCTGAATGCGGACGAGGGCGTACAGTACGGCGTCGTCGCGAAAGTCATGGCCGCGATCGAACGCGCCGGCATCACCAAACTGTCGGTGCTGACCGCGCCGAGTTAA
- a CDS encoding energy transducer TonB: MSSPLPFTSSFASATPSLDWQADGAASLKSSAAEFAPAPLGKALADFKYTGEDHDRKLLDYLLLGMLSIAIHTGFVRHFDGAALEQEIIEPVKLVPKVQITLARPQPKPVAPPPPPVEKPKPPVAKPKPPVKKVVPLKPQKPRPTPKTVEPAPAPQPTPVITNAPPAPVQAPPAPPAPVVQEKITAPTAGADYLHNPPPKYPEIAMERGLEGKVLMKVHVLPNGKPDSITVVKSSGQKVLDDAAVKTVRQWSFVPAKRGDTPIAGWVTVPITFNLS, from the coding sequence ATGAGCAGTCCTTTACCTTTTACCTCTTCATTTGCCTCGGCCACCCCCTCGCTGGATTGGCAGGCGGACGGCGCGGCTTCTCTAAAATCCTCCGCCGCAGAGTTCGCGCCGGCACCGCTCGGCAAAGCACTGGCCGATTTCAAATACACCGGCGAAGACCACGACCGCAAGCTGCTCGATTACCTGCTGCTGGGCATGCTGTCGATCGCGATCCACACCGGCTTTGTCCGGCATTTCGACGGCGCCGCGCTTGAACAGGAAATCATCGAACCGGTCAAGCTGGTGCCGAAAGTCCAGATCACGCTGGCAAGGCCCCAGCCGAAACCGGTAGCCCCGCCGCCTCCGCCGGTCGAGAAACCGAAGCCGCCGGTTGCCAAACCCAAACCGCCCGTCAAAAAAGTGGTGCCGCTGAAACCGCAGAAACCCAGGCCGACGCCGAAAACGGTCGAGCCGGCCCCGGCTCCGCAGCCCACTCCGGTGATTACCAACGCGCCGCCCGCGCCGGTCCAGGCGCCTCCGGCACCGCCGGCTCCGGTCGTGCAGGAAAAGATCACCGCACCGACCGCCGGCGCGGATTACCTGCACAACCCGCCGCCGAAATATCCCGAAATCGCGATGGAACGCGGCCTGGAAGGCAAGGTGCTGATGAAGGTGCATGTGCTGCCGAACGGCAAGCCGGACAGCATTACCGTAGTCAAGTCCAGCGGCCAGAAGGTGCTGGACGATGCGGCCGTGAAAACCGTCCGCCAATGGTCTTTCGTCCCTGCCAAACGCGGCGATACGCCGATCGCCGGCTGGGTCACCGTTCCGATTACTTTCAACTTATCCTGA